The following are encoded together in the Eriocheir sinensis breed Jianghai 21 chromosome 28, ASM2467909v1, whole genome shotgun sequence genome:
- the LOC127004542 gene encoding uncharacterized protein LOC127004542 has protein sequence MSSGVRVAVLVAFLVGVVTAEPGKKGGGNCYPKIVPIYHTVYNKVPYHHTQYDENVIYSTVYHTVYKTHFMTHHTTEYVPQYVTKEIYKDNIHYVPKYQTEHKTEFVPQYITSTEIIPSYITTYEQKTQYHTETEVETVYSPVVVPQYVTTNELEYKTKYESVFLPQYVTVTSTEKKYKTVCPKDSYDYY, from the exons ATGTCCTCCGGCGTGCGTGTGGCGGTGCTGGTGGCGTTTCTGGTGGGGGTAGTGACCGCCGAGCCTGGCAAAAAGGGCGGTGGTAACTGCTATCCGAAGATCGTCCCCATCTACCACACCGTCTACAACAAG GTCCCGTACCACCACACCCAGTACGACGAGAACGTGATTTACAGCACAGTCTACCACACGGTGTATAAGACGCACTTCATGACGCACCACACCACGGAGTACGTCCCGCAGTACGTCACCAAGGAGATCTACAAGGACAACATCCATTACGTGCCCAAGTACCAGACCGAACATAAGACCGAATTCGTCCCGCAGTACATCACCAGCACCGAGATCATCCCCTCCTACATCACCACCTACGAACAGAAGACGCAGTACCACACGGAGACGGAGGTGGAGACCGTCTACAGCCCCGTCGTAGTCCCCCAGTACGTGACCACCAATGAGCTGGAGTACAAGACCAAGTACGAGTCCGTGTTCCTGCCCCAGTACGTGACGGTCACCAGCACGGAGAAGAAGTACAAGACCGTCTGCCCCAAGGATTCTTACGACTACTACTGA